Proteins from a genomic interval of Crassostrea angulata isolate pt1a10 chromosome 7, ASM2561291v2, whole genome shotgun sequence:
- the LOC128155715 gene encoding complement C1q-like protein 4, with protein sequence MFGGKTEKYIQGVLAMTLLFHISSVTGNCTNTTLKLFDDQIQAIQKSVRTIVEDGFCNKKNAPVGFHAYMGSTKTYEKGVVWVYDSVVTNTHNAYSATTGKFTTPEQGLYIFSIDTLSDPGKASHAGLYVDGKIRSWQVCNNGGGKSQWLTCSNSAILLLQRGETVYVADYYSTASIRELHSDFSGAKLN encoded by the exons ATGTTTGGAGGAAAAACAGAG AAATATATCCAAGGAGTACTTGCAATGACCTTGTTGTTCCACATCAGTTCCGTGACTGGAAATTGCACAAACACGACCCTGAAGCTGTTTGATGACCAAATACAGGCTATACAGAAGTCTGTGAGAACTATTGTGGAGGACGGTTTCTGCAACAAGAAGAATG CTCCCGTGGGTTTTCATGCATATATGGGGTCAACAAAAACATACGAAAAGGGTGTTGTGTGGGTGTATGATTCAGTGGTCACCAATACCCATAATGCCTACAGCGCCACCACAGGAAAGTTCACCACACCGGAGCAGGGGTTGTACATTTTCTCTATTGACACATTAAGCGACCCGGGAAAAGCGTCACACGCCGGTCTCTATGTAGATGGCAAGATCAGAAGTTGGCAAGTTTGTAACAACGGTGGCGGGAAATCTCAGTGGTTGACCTGTAGCAATTCCGCAATCCTTCTGCTTCAGAGAGGTGAAACCGTGTATGTCGCGGATTATTATTCAACAGCCAGCATTAGAGAATTACATTCAGATTTTAGTGGAGCTAAACTTAATTAG
- the LOC128191634 gene encoding complement C1q-like protein 4 yields MSLLFHINPVSGYCKNTTLKLFDDQIQAIQKFVRTIAEDEFCKQENSPVGFHAYMGSTKTYEKGVVWVYDKVVTNTHKAYSATTGKFTTPEQGLYMFSYSTVSDPGKWSHAGLYVNGKIRSWQNSSNGGGKNQWLTSSNTAILLLQEDDVVYVASFHLDATIRGFLSDFGGAKLH; encoded by the exons ATGTCCTTGTTGTTCCACATTAATCCCGTGAGTGGATATTGCAAAAACACTACCCTCAAACTGTTTGATGACCAAATACAGGCTATACAGAAGTTTGTGAGAACCATTGCAGAGGATGAATTCTGCAAGCAAGAGAATT CTCCCGTTGGTTTTCATGCATATATGGGATCAACAAAAACATACGAAAAGGGTGTTGTGTGGGTGTATGATAAAGTGGTCACAAATACCCACAAAGCCTACAGCGCCACCACAGGAAAGTTCACCACACCGGAACAGGGACTGTACATGTTCTCTTATTCCACGGTTAGCGACCCGGGAAAGTGGTCACACGCGGGTCTTTATGTCAACGGCAAGATCAGAAGTTGGCAAAATTCTAGCAACGGTGGCGGGAAAAATCAGTGGCTGACGAGTAGCAACACTGCAATTCTTCTGCTTCAGGAAGATGATGTCGTTTATGTTGCAAGTTTTCATTTAGACGCCACCATTAGAGGATTTCTTTCAGATTTTGGTGGGGCTAAACTGCACTAG